A region of the Pempheris klunzingeri isolate RE-2024b chromosome 6, fPemKlu1.hap1, whole genome shotgun sequence genome:
GTGGACTGGCTGCACATCCAGGGTCCCGATCCATGCAAAACCCTGTTGCACATGTTCGGACATACAGACGTGTTtcaaaggagaggaaaagtagCGTGTTGCTGTGATAGTACTGACTGTACTTGCATGCTTACTGgctgtttatttttgctttcaaaatgtcacatttggaAAGAAGTAATCTGTAAAATGGGAGAGTCTCCTACATAATTTGCAGTCAGAAATATTTACAGGTAATCTGCACCAAATAGCTTCACTTTATGAGTGGAGCAAAGACAGATTTTCTATAAAAGCGAGGGCTGGGTGTGTTTCGGTTGGGAATGAAAGATTCTACTAGTCTAGTGACAATCTTTGAGCACTTTGAATGTTGGGGTGAGACGCAGATTCTGACTGTTTCAGTATTTGCCGTTGGCGTTAAATCTGTATGATGTGTTAGCAATCAAAGATGGATATAGCTGTTAGCCACGTTAGGGAATGTCGTGTCAGCCTGTTACATGTCAGCTCACCAATGCACTGCTGTCTGTGCTCTATAAACATCCAGCAGTGCGCTCGTTGTGCCTATTCTTGTTAGCCATATGTAACTTCATGTGAAGCAGTGCTAACTTCTACCTTAATTGGTGTATCTCCACCACACCTCAGTCATTTTTGTGCTCAGTGATGTGGAAACTCTGTGTGAAATGTGCAATTTGCACTGTTCTGTGTATTAGCAGTGGCAGCGTAGTATTTAGTGTGGAACCAGTGTGGGAGCAGAGCACATTCAGGAAACACCAACAGGCTGCGAGAGGTTTGATAAACTGTTCAAATGAAGCATGTTCAGCTGGACAGTGTTCCAGGGAACAGAGAGAGTACACTGTTTCAGTATTTCAGAGGGTGACACTCACACAGAATGGACGTCTTTAACAAGTTCTGGCAGCCCTCTTGCGATGCCACTCCAATGTGCTGAACTGTTAAAAACCATCAGAGGCAAATAAACGGTTGAGTGACACATCAAATGTGGGTTGCCCATTCTGTCACCATTTTGAATCATGCGCATTTAGTTATGTATTAATCACAACTACAATTTAAATTTTGCCACCACGTTTTTGCCTTAAAGACAGACTGACtcactgtcttttattttgaaggcagtggttcatttgaataaataacattgtttttcttcaaatttcAATGACtgtcagtaaaataaacaaacaccaaaAGCAAATCCAATCATACTTCCGTTAAACAGTCCACATTTCATTATGTCATGTGGTTACATTTCAGAGAAAATCTCATTTCTCACAATTACTGATTTCATAAGAAACTGGAAGTGTGGGCCTTCCTGTTTCTGAAACAGCACATTTCTCGTATGCACTTAATCTCTAAGTCGACAGATGCTCTTTAGTGATAAAAAAGGATAAAAGGAAACGCCGCGCTGTTGATATTCTTTTGTCAGATATTACAAGCATCATATTTACTTTGATGTAATTTCCCATAATGTTTGAAAAAACGGAAATTGAATCTGAAAGCCACCAGACCGAAgctacattttctttaaattattgTGTTATTATATGTTTATCTTCTCACCTCCTCACAAGCTCTTTTTGAATGCCTATCTTCTTGATGATGGCAGCCCAGGTTTCTCAATTTAaactgctgaaaatgtttgaacGTGAAAGAACAGGAGCacaaatttctaaaaaaaaaaaaagtactgtaTACACTCTGTCACTTTGTTGGATGGAGTCAGATGAAGTCTTGCCAACAACTGCACCGTAGTTGCTTCCCCATAACAGTGAAAATAAGTTTTCAGCCCATCCGAACTTGGCACAGCCGTCATGTTTCCATGCTTGAGCATTGCTTTAAACATGTAACAGGCAATCATTATGCAAATACCCCATTAATTTTCTAATGCAATGTTTTAAGATCTATTTCACCAGAGGTGTGTTGctgtcgtcttcttcttcttcttctttaaacAAACCACATGGCTGAATTTCACAAAGCACTAAAAGCTGTTACGAGGAAAATGAGAGAGCAGAAACTAGAGACtatacgtttgtgtgtgtgtgtgtgtgtgtgtgtgttactaaaaaatgtcactttgttcCAAGTAGgcaatttaaataatttaatgtcGTTCAAATCACTAACATTTTAACAAAGCACTTCAACACTGCAACAAACGTCGTACTCAAATGGTGACAATTAACAATAAATAGTAAAttgtttaacttttaacttaaGTATTAAGTCCTACGAATACATTCAAACAACATGCTTTGCAAAGCAACAACAATGCCTATTCTCAGGGTATACAAGAAGTTTTCACATCCTATCATGCAAAGTGAAACATTCTATCTCTATTGTAATCCCACTCAAATAGTTTATTACAGAACATCACAACTGTTGACACTTCAGTGCTGTAAGAATTTAGTTTAGACTAAGATAATCGCCAGTAGTCGTGTGCTGAGGAATTACATTAAATGTCACAGCTGTAAATGGGAACTTCTTAGTTGCTGCAGTGCCGAATTTGGTTCAGAttccacacaaaaaaatgtgcaCGGTTATGCtttatcataaaaaatatatctatatcCTGGATtcttattgaaataaaaaacaccaaCTAATTTTACTCTTTGTAATTtgataaacacaaaatatcaccCAAAGGCAGCTTAAAAATCTCCTTTTAAAGTGTCCCAGATTGCCTCTTGCTGATCTAAGTGGCCTTCTGCAACCCTTTACTAAGGATGACATATCGCTATTGAGTCCTCTGTCTGCTATGGATTTCTTGGCTTCCTTAGTGCTGTCATTAGATAATTGTCTTAAAAGCAAAAGTCGTATTGCGACAGCTTATCCTGTGTCAGTGGCAGTTTAAAAACTACATCTAATtactcatcctctctctctcagacacagacatacacacacacacacacacacacgcacacacacacaactaatcAAGTGTGACTGTTGTATCTTACATCCGCTATTCTTtatctgcacaggaaacacctCTGCAAAGAAGGCCAAAGGAGGTCCGCTGCATGGTTTGCTTACGCAGCTCCACCGTCAGAGCGGGCGTCAGTCACCCTCACTGATTCATTCAAAAGTGGTCAATTTGCCTACGTATGCAGACTGATCGTCCAGTGCAAACAAACACTACAGGATCGTTATCTTTTGGACGGCCATGTTTATTCTTCTTCATGTCAAACGGTCCTCAGGTGTGGAGTGCTCAATGTGGGGATCCTCCCATGGTGGTGCTTCTGGATCTAGTGACGATGCCGAGGTGCGgggcctgtgtttgtgtccgtgTGTCGCGCAGGTCGAcccctccttccttctttgTCGCCGGTCCTTCCTTCCTCCTGAAGGAGCTCAAACATTCCAGTTATGGGTTTTTAagtcctttctctctctccccctgacTGAGCGTTCATCCCTTCGTGGCGTCGGCAGCGAGGTTTTCCAGGAGAGTTCTATAAATGTCCGAGCGGAGGAACCGCGGGTACGAGTCTCTTTCCATCAGCCCGTAAACTATCTTCTGAGCGTCGTCAAAGCAGTGCATGGTGGGAGTCTTGACGTTCCTTTTGATCTGCTCTCGAGTGTGATAGTCAATGTTGATCTGGAATGAGGCAGATGGATTGGAATGAAGGGATTAGAGCCAAGAGCGAGAGATTTGAGCAGGCACTTTTCCTATATGATACTCTGTCAGTGCTTCATATCTATCTTCGTTTTTCAATCTGATAGAAAAGTATATAAAGATGTAAGAGGAACAGAGTGTCTGTGTATGAATGTAAAGAGTTCCCACGTTAGTTTTACCTCTTTGGGAGATTCTGCTTTGATGAACTGCTCATAAATCTTCTTGGCTCTCGAGGACATTCTGAATGAAGACTTGATCTTCTTGTAGTCCTCACAGGTGAGCCAGAACTCAATATTCTCATCGCTGTATTCAGATTTGAGAAAGTTGCGAAAAGTAGCCAGTCCATCTGAGGGAAGCACAGGGAACACACCAAACATGAAGAACAAGAAACACCCTCTTTCTTCAGCAAATATTCTCTTTAAACTCTCATTCCCAGAAACATAATTTACTGTTCTAGCAGTATTCTCATCCTTGCTGGGGGAAAAGCAACCTACATTTAGAATCGAGGAGCCTTTCCAGTGACTGTGACCATTGTTGGGTATCTTCTAAACTTAGCCTGCTGGGAGAGAATGCAAGTTAGATCACTCAACCAGAATCAAGTTTGGGTAAAATTAAGCTGGGATGAACTGCAAGGGCTGCAAGGACATGGGAGCAGTGTAATCAAGAATAAGCATAGCAGATGTGCTTATCAAATTCATACAAAAATGTCGAACCATGGGATACGCTGCCGTACGTGTGTGCTGTGCCAAAGCAAACATGGTGTCTCTAGTTCATTTGAATCCTTTCATGATGCCATAGATGGAAATGATAGCAGCAGGCTGGctattttaaaactgaaatgtatgCAAAACACTCCATAAGTCTCCTTACCTCTCAGAACTTGATGAGTGTGAGAACATGCACTGGAGTCGGCACATAAAGTTCTTTCCACTGTGTAGAGATAAGAAATACATCAATATATCCCTGTTGGATTTACTGCTGTTAAATTAGCTTCCAGTGAATCTGTCAAAGcatgtttggcattttagcAATTAGAAGAGAGAGCATGCGGTGTAGTATAGTTAGATGACATTATTAACTTTTGTTCAGGAGATACCATGAAGCATCCATAGTATTCCTCTGTGGGCTCTCGTGTCTGAAAGGTCATCTCTTTGCAAATTAAACGGATACATTCactaaaaaagatttttcatcAAGCTCCGAGTCAGCGTATTTACTGGAAAGCCCGGCTCAGCGTCAAAGGCAAAGTTTCACTCACATGTTCTTGTTTCTCTTCCTGTCATCTCTGTCCATGATGAAGTGCTGTGTGTTGAGTGGTTCGACGATTAGGCTGGGCATTGTTTTGTTAAGTCCACACTCTCAGGCTCTCGGTCCTGGTCATGCTGCGGCTGAGAGATACTTATGAGGGTTCCCCCTGCGACACGGCTTTTTATACCAAGGTCTCCTGTTGCTACGGACTGTGACTGCTGGGATACATCAGCAGTTCAGCCCAGACTGAAGAGGAAGcaccccttcctcctccttctcctgttcctcctctcctcctaccTCACTGTTAGAAACAACACATACTCACACTGTACTGCATGTATGCCTCCCTCCTCTTGATGCTTTGCTCCCTATTATGTCTTGCTGCTTCCTTTCCCTCTCCTGTTGCAGATCCTACCCTCCTCCTGACTGGATGAGACAAACAGTCAGCACTCTCTGTGGCTGAAAGCGAGCTGTGTTCACATCGTTTTTAGTGTGGCAGCACAGATGCAAATGACAGTACCGTGATAGGCAAATTGTGACCTTCTCAAACGGTGCGTTCTGATAgttttgaaaagtgaagccCGTTGAGCACAAACAGTAGGACTGCTCTTCTGTCTTGAGCCTCTTTAGATCTACATCTTTTTGAGCAAACTTGAACGTTGATTGATCCCGCAAAAGGAGattcaaatttaaattcaaGGCGTAATTTCGTGCAACATGATGCGGCCATGTGTAagaaagaggaaacaggagatTGATTGCAACAGAGAGACTCTGCAAGGCGACAGGAAGTTAGAAAAATTGTCAGAATGTCATATCATGACCACTCATGTTTCAGCCGCAAAGTTATTACTTCATCGTTGAAAACTTCCTAAATGGTCAAACTGTAGCGTGAGATCCTTATATGGAGGGCAGAAGATTCAagtcttgtgttgtttttatattcaaatgGAAAGTATAGGACGGcttacaaaacaaaaggaagGACATTTTGCGTAAAGTGTTTAGTTAGTTTAGATATGATTCAATTCAAAGAGGGAGTTTCCTTAAAAATACCGACATACGTTTCACAGATTAACTCAAGAAGAAATTACGACATATAATCACATTAGGGAGAGATGGCCAGCAGGGTCTACTACAATAATGAACATAAATCCCAATGCCAATGTCAACACTGACTCATACACATTTGACAGACTGCAGCCTTTTATATTTGAGCCTGTTAGTTGTTCAAGGGACTGGGAACAGACAGGGGTGAAGAGAAATAACCGGGCTTGGCCAGAAATCAAGTTGCGGTGTGAGAACTTGTGGTGAACTGGACAGTTTCTTGGCGAGTGACTATCGTTAGCTGAAATTAGCATTAGTAGCACTGACCCTCGACATTTTAGGTTTCCTTCAAATCTTTACTTCTCTGTGACATATTTTGTCTGGGGATGAGGAACAGGCTGAGACTGAAGAATGAGCTGTGGGAATTCATAGGTTTCAATGTCCGATCCCAACATCCTTACATCTTCTTGAAGGTTTGAAGCGTCTGTCAGCCATGTGTGAAGATAAAGCCATTTATAGTAGTTCTGAATGGTCACACTTGGGTGAGATGAGGTGGTAAGATGTTGAATATAGGCTGTGTAGGTCTGTAAACTATAAATCTCCACATGGAAAAGACCAGGGCTGTAACTTGAACCCATGAAAACCCAACTGACTGTGAGAATTATGTTATTAACTACTGAGCTAATACTTCCCCGACCAAATAGCCAATTTTATTCCAAAAGAAATTACCCGAGTAATACTGGCCCTGGTCGCAAAATGTCCATGTTGCTGTCAAGAAATCTTAATAATGTTCTTTGGACTGATTTTTGGTTAAACGTGTGACAGGACAGAGTCACTCCATCTGCTGCTGAGTTTACATCggtcacatttttaatttttcccaAATAAACGTCAGACATCTTGTGTTGACAAGGGAATTACGAAGGAAGGCCAAACAAGACTAGAACGGTGTCACGGCCTGGTCTCTGCAGGtaacattttttattatgaatacattttaacatttactcTGCGAGTGGAGATGCAAAAGTAATTCACGCTTAGTAAGTTTCTGGGTCAGTACTCATAGGGATCCAAGAAGATCTGCTTTTTAGTAGATTGACTGGTGACTGAAAGTGTAGTAAGATAAAATACTTAAAGATAAAATTACTCATTTAAACACAGTTCTTTCAGATGTTCAAAAAGCAACCCAGACTTGACAAAGAGTTAATGTAATCTCATGCTACCAGCCGTAGTAGGTTCAGAGAAGAGGGAGCAGATTCtggcagagaagagaaagaggattcAGAAGGTAATTAGAAATACTTCACAGGAGTTATGTGATATGAGTGTATCTGTCTTCACTCCTGCTCTCCATTTGATGCCCCAGGCTATTCTGTTACAATCTGCCATTTGGCTTGGCTTCACTGATGCTGCTCTCCCTCTTTTGCCCAAACACGGTTATATGTACTGAGGCGTTACGAAGAGTCACCAAACATTGTGAACTCAAAGCTGTCCCTCTATATTTTGTTACTATGGAGGGAACAAAACAGTATAGAAAGTATCGTACCGTGCAGTACATTAACCTGCAGCATCCAGATCTGGTTCACCAAGTGTGACTGACATGGCGAACGACGTGTCACAGTGACAGTACTCACTTCCTTTTCACTACCATGGTAACTGTGCCGGCTGTGAGAAAACATTGACAGATTGTGTGTGAAGAATAGCACGTTGTTGTGATGCAAGAGACGCGAGACGGTGTGATTTATCAGGAAGAACCCATGTCATCCCATCGCCCAACCACATGCAGCATTCAAGATGCAAACATCAGCAGGCcataaagtacatttactcttgAATCTTAATTGACAGAACATGTTCTTGTAATTACAGGGGAGGCGTGGATATGTATGGATGCACGGGGAACTGAATGGTAATTGTATCATGTTGTAACACAAACAGATTAAAGTATAGAGGTTCATGCTTGAGCTTAGTGACAGTATGTATCACACCACCATAGACCATCCTTTAAACTCTGAAGTGGACCTTTGAGATtcagaaaatgtgctttttggaTAAATGGGTTTGTTCTCTACTTTTCTTTGATGGACTTTTCCTGAAATTCTCCTTTTAGATGTATTATTGCTCATTGTTGACAGGTGCAGCTCATGCAGTCGGGCTCTAGTTTAAGGTTGACGTGAGGAAAAGATGGTAAAGttatagagagaaaaaacagcctGTTGTCATTCTCAGGGCATCAAACACTGCCGTTTTGTCATACTAAAGGGAAATGTAGTGTATAACAGCAATGACAGTCCGCATATGGAGGTGGATGGCTGGATGGTTCATATACTGGACATTGACCCAGTCGAGAGGGGTTTGTGAGTAACGctcttattttaacccaaaccatcatcttttcctaaacctaaccaaactgcgactGCATTGCAAACTGCATTAACCATCTATTTTTTATAGTTGCCATTGTGATGAACTTCTGGTACGACTGCAGCAAAATTAGACGCTCAAAGGCATCAGTGTTTGATGAACTGGGAATGAGAACCATTTCGAATGAAGCTGAGTGTCGAATATTGACGCTGAGGGTTGGTTTGTGCGGCAGGTTCAGATGCTAAAGTTTTGGCATTTGACATCTTGGGAATGACACTGAGTTGGCAAAAATGATATAAGAGCAGAAACACAATTTTACCAATAACATTTAACTACAACTTAGATCcccactttattttatttacattaatttGCTTTTGTTACTCCATCAGATCagatgaaaaaacatttgacgAGCAGTATGCAATGCTAACTTATATCTAaacatattatatttttgtttcaaGTCAGGAGTGTTGCAGGCTTTTATGGGCACAAAGTAAAAATTGTCTTAACTGCAATCTGAGTTacttcatattttgtattttctttttgttctgtgCCATTTATTACACctggatagaaaaaaaacaagcttccACAGTTTCAAATAATGAAGACCATAATGGTACCAGCAGGCTATAAAACACAAATCTTTATTTAAGTCAGATATAAAAAAAGCTTATTCTCTACTTGTAAtacttttaatgaaaatacattATGATCTCTTCCCAAAATGCCTCTCTTTCAGGTTATTTCTCTAAGTAAAGCACTTGTGCATCTCTGCCATCATTGTCTGTGGGTGATGAGATTATTCCCCTAACAAGGCAGCGCATTCAGACTGATCTGTTACGCATCAGGTTGTCTGATGACTCCAGTGTTGTCGTTTAAGCCCCTGAGTTATTATTAGCTGCCTCAGTACTCCTTTTTAAGGCACAATTTTTAGGAATAAGGCCATTTACAGAACAGAGTTGGATCAAGGGTTACCGCGGGGTTACTTTTTTCCAGTTTGGTAAACCCTATTGCTGGTGTGGAGTCATCCCTCAACCTAATTAGAGGATATATCAGACATGTGACCAAAAGCAGAATCTCCTTGCTGGGTGAGCTGTGGAaacttgtctgtgtttttttgacTCATGCCCATCCACACGCTTCAAGTTGGCAGATAAGTCAGGCAGATAAATATAAACCTGTCTCAAAATACTGACTATATGAAAATATTACGAATAGTTACAGACCGTGAGGAATTATCACAACCATCTGCAGAAACCTGTCTAAAGTTGGTCAAATTAAACGGCCATTCACGAAACTCTGAATGAAAACTCCTACATATCAGAaaccatttatttatcattcCATATCATGTATTATACTTCACACGGTACCTCAACTTACTCAGACTTTCAGttaacacatacagtatctcaAACAACTGTAATCTCTGCTCAGTCATGTACAGACACATTCCTTCTCCATTACGCATGTACTCTTTTTTCCACTCATATTACTGTTCTCCATGGTCTTTATCCTGCTTTATTATTTTCCACAACACTTCACCAATACATCATGTCCACCTCTCACCTATCATACAGTGTTAAAtccagccaaaaaaaaaaacaggcctaCAAAAGGTGAGGAATAGAGAAGCAGCCTTTTGATAGCATTGTTTCTGCACTAAATGTACCAAAGAGTCCGGGATTTGCGCTTTAGACTTAGGTAGGCATCTGAGTGCAGGAATCTGGGGCAAGAGTCTCTTTCCATCAGCACGTAAACGTGTTTCTGGGCCTCATCGAAGCAGGAGAGGCTCGGCTTCTCCAAAGACTCCTTGATCTTCTCTTTAATATGGTGGTCAACATTGATctggagaagaaacaaaaagaaaacacagtgtaaactgtgtaaaatccacttttcctcctcctcccagagCACTGTGCTGTGCCTCAAGAGTGTGACTGTGACAGCTCATGTCTGCAAGGAGACTGATTTCTGCATCTGATAACAATGTTTGTATTATGCTGTTTCTTTTATTAAACCATAACCAACCATAAACTGCCGTTTCTAAAGGCAAGGATTGACTTTAACACAAAGCATGTTTTTTAGCTTTGGTATTCTCTTGAAATTGGCTTtactttcttaaaaaaaagtattgaagTGGTAACAATGCCCTTTGTCTCAGACTCATGTGATGAAGGCAGCGTTCCTCGTGTTTGAGGCCATAGGAGGTCTTCCTCTGTGTCAGACCTCTGCACAAACCCCAACAACACAAGTCATAATAAACTGATTTGGCATCTGGGAGACTTGTGCTACCAAAAAGATTTACTCATGCCCTCCAGCTGGGGTATCTGAGAACTCAAACAGAGCATTACGATTAATTTATGAGGATATTGAGGTGGGCAAATATTTAATACACCTGAAAAAACAGACGACGCTAAACAATGTGTTGAGTGGGCCTTTTTTTAAAGATCTGAAATATTAAGTTAGTTATGACCTTAATTGCTCAAAGCTGTTGAGACGTCAATGTATGTGATAGATTCTGGATAATTACATTTGATACGGATTCTTTACTGGATTCAGATTTGATAAAATGCTATTGAACCTGAGCCTAGACTCAGGTTACGCAGTGGAAGTTGGTAGTGGAAGTGGTAGTCATCCATATTGCTTCATCCACTTTGTGTCTCTTACTCGTTCCCCTTGCTGATGTGAAGTGCCAAGTTGCGTTGATGCAACAGTGCTTTTATCTTCTGTAATATCAATCTTTAAAAAACCTTTTGCGTTACGTATTTAGATCTTACTTTAGTATTCTAAAGGTCAAAGAATATCAACGTTTATTTCTGCTGGCTATTTatccagctctgtgtgtttccaccatGAACCACTGCCTGTCAAACTGACCTCTCTGCAGGCCGTAGGCTGGATGAACTCCTTGTAGATCTCCTCTGCTTTCCAGCCAAGTTCGTCCAGTGAGACGGTCGACCTAAAGTCTTCACATGCGAGCCAGAACTCGATGTTTTCTTCGCTGTACTCAGACTGCAGGAAGGCA
Encoded here:
- the LOC139202709 gene encoding regulator of G-protein signaling 21, encoding MPKLLFSKMRFYEIKDLMQNVKRPRRIDIVLNRRRHKKDIECLMIQKINFETYPSNVSWQTDNKSHPSLEKLLRDKKYLAAFRAFLQSEYSEENIEFWLACEDFRSTVSLDELGWKAEEIYKEFIQPTACREINVDHHIKEKIKESLEKPSLSCFDEAQKHVYVLMERDSCPRFLHSDAYLSLKRKSRTLWYI
- the LOC139202622 gene encoding regulator of G-protein signaling 21-like isoform X1; translation: MPSLIVEPLNTQHFIMDRDDRKRNKNIGKNFMCRLQCMFSHSSSSESRLSLEDTQQWSQSLERLLDSKYGLATFRNFLKSEYSDENIEFWLTCEDYKKIKSSFRMSSRAKKIYEQFIKAESPKEINIDYHTREQIKRNVKTPTMHCFDDAQKIVYGLMERDSYPRFLRSDIYRTLLENLAADATKG
- the LOC139202622 gene encoding regulator of G-protein signaling 21-like isoform X2 is translated as MPSLIVEPLNTQHFIMDRDDRKRNKNIGKNFMCRLQCMFSHSSSSERLSLEDTQQWSQSLERLLDSKYGLATFRNFLKSEYSDENIEFWLTCEDYKKIKSSFRMSSRAKKIYEQFIKAESPKEINIDYHTREQIKRNVKTPTMHCFDDAQKIVYGLMERDSYPRFLRSDIYRTLLENLAADATKG